The following coding sequences lie in one Saccharopolyspora hordei genomic window:
- a CDS encoding DUF4185 domain-containing protein yields MNRRQFGGLVLAGAGAALLGGLPRAAPVRAAEPAGGFFVTAFTDYASTVSTESSGDLWPTCWADDDLVYTANGDGRGFGDQPMAPIVANRIAGTPETGLRGERLAAGDAIARAHADPAQYNPKPTGIVAVDGNGDGRDELYLAVQDLRSAPAGQAFDDAPNATVVKSEDHGRTWQQPAEPMFTDHVFTTIMFLDFGRSQEHARTLGPQDAGHVYAYGLDHNWRTSYSGTVPSPTGLYLARVPRDSVQQRDAWRFWAGSGPDGPKWTARIEEKAPVLTDERRLYTDLVVTGRRDLSVLSQGGVLYNAPLRRYLYTSWSEYTFEFYEAPAPWGPWRLFLSKDFGCQPWFGRPGRIRFDPVPGGHDIPLPEAGEPRPACAGPKNGGYACTLPSKFVSADGTRMWLQSNWFQGLQCGLPNYCFSLRQFRAFPRQWGDPAVNRPDPARNLAREPDVFPVEKTAHHGRGDYLNDGVLEQSEDSYDGTRKQTDSWGYTWREQRWVDRVVYTTGTTFPDGGWFARDLRVQVRQADGWVDVSGLVITPPYPHDRTAGPHRSYALTFAPTTGDGVRITGVPGGSAAFTSIAELEVYFDGR; encoded by the coding sequence GTGAACCGCCGGCAGTTCGGCGGTCTCGTCCTGGCCGGTGCGGGAGCGGCCCTGCTCGGGGGACTGCCGCGCGCGGCGCCGGTGCGGGCCGCCGAGCCCGCCGGGGGCTTCTTCGTGACCGCGTTCACCGACTACGCCTCGACGGTGAGCACCGAGAGCTCGGGCGACCTGTGGCCGACGTGCTGGGCGGACGACGACCTGGTCTACACGGCCAACGGCGACGGACGGGGCTTCGGCGACCAGCCGATGGCTCCCATCGTGGCGAACCGGATCGCCGGGACGCCGGAGACCGGCCTGCGCGGCGAACGGCTCGCCGCGGGCGATGCGATCGCCCGGGCGCACGCCGACCCCGCGCAGTACAACCCGAAACCCACCGGGATCGTCGCCGTCGACGGCAACGGCGACGGGCGTGACGAGCTGTACCTGGCCGTGCAGGACCTGCGCTCCGCGCCGGCCGGGCAGGCGTTCGACGACGCCCCGAACGCGACGGTCGTGAAGTCGGAGGACCACGGGCGGACCTGGCAGCAACCGGCCGAGCCGATGTTCACCGACCACGTGTTCACCACGATCATGTTCCTGGACTTCGGTCGCAGCCAGGAGCACGCGCGCACCCTCGGGCCGCAGGACGCCGGTCACGTCTACGCCTACGGCCTGGACCACAACTGGCGCACCTCCTACAGCGGCACGGTGCCGTCCCCCACCGGCCTCTACCTGGCGCGGGTGCCGCGCGACAGCGTCCAGCAGCGCGACGCGTGGCGGTTCTGGGCCGGGAGCGGTCCGGACGGTCCGAAGTGGACCGCACGGATCGAGGAGAAGGCGCCGGTGCTCACCGACGAGCGACGGCTCTACACCGACCTGGTCGTCACCGGGCGGCGCGACCTCAGCGTGCTGTCCCAGGGCGGAGTGCTCTACAACGCCCCGCTGCGCCGCTACCTCTACACCTCCTGGAGCGAGTACACCTTCGAGTTCTACGAGGCACCGGCACCGTGGGGACCGTGGCGGCTGTTCCTGTCCAAGGACTTCGGCTGCCAGCCCTGGTTCGGCCGGCCCGGCCGGATCCGGTTCGACCCCGTGCCGGGCGGTCACGACATCCCGCTGCCGGAGGCCGGGGAACCGCGACCCGCGTGCGCCGGGCCGAAGAACGGAGGCTACGCCTGCACCCTGCCGTCCAAGTTCGTCTCAGCCGACGGCACGCGGATGTGGTTGCAGTCCAACTGGTTCCAGGGTCTGCAGTGCGGTCTGCCGAACTACTGCTTCTCGCTGCGGCAGTTCCGGGCCTTCCCCCGCCAGTGGGGCGATCCGGCGGTCAACCGGCCCGACCCGGCGCGCAACCTCGCCCGCGAACCGGACGTCTTCCCGGTCGAGAAGACCGCCCACCACGGGCGCGGCGACTACCTCAACGACGGGGTCCTCGAGCAGAGCGAGGACAGCTACGACGGCACCCGCAAGCAGACCGACTCCTGGGGCTACACCTGGCGCGAGCAGCGCTGGGTGGACCGCGTCGTCTACACCACCGGCACCACGTTCCCCGACGGCGGCTGGTTCGCCCGAGACCTGAGGGTGCAGGTGCGGCAGGCGGACGGCTGGGTCGACGTCAGCGGTCTGGTGATCACCCCGCCCTACCCCCACGACCGCACCGCGGGTCCGCACCGCAGCTACGCGCTGACCTTCGCCCCGACCACCGGTGACGGGGTGCGGATCACCGGAGTCCCGGGCGGTTCCGCGGCGTTCACCTCGATCGCCGAGCTCGAGGTCTACTTCGACGGGCGGTGA
- a CDS encoding S9 family peptidase, producing MTAAPDRGASTLVGAEEFFADPAFSRASLSPDGARIAYLAPERGKLNLWVRRVDEGHEDAVCLTHDDRRGVEHHWWTDDPRWLLYLHATDGEEDWHLFRVDLDAPGAPAVDLTPLPPGQRVFAVDPTRPGAGSVLVWMNQRPASIDAVRVDVATGERTPHQSRPEPGGTVLLDGRGEPAFHAALTEDGTWEFSAIDPGGRRRLLWRVGGPEHPLGPPLQRVTPDGTGLLVGDYQDSDDLRLVRIDRRSGAETTVAAVAGRSLCTAGLAAPGARPPTVFTSRRTGAVIAARFTGDRPHIEVLDPHFAEVHAALSALSDGVLDEVSSDETEQRWVASFVHDREPGATWFYDHSTGESRLLFRAHPQLDPAQLAPMSAVRFPARDGLPLHAFLTLPVDGATGPLVLLVHGGPWSHDSWGYHPTVQFLANRGYAVLQVNVRGSTGCGKRYTTAAIGEFAGKVHDDLLDALDWAVAQGHADPSRVALVGDEDPYAGHAALVGAALSPDRFAAAVARGGLLDLAHFLRTSPPFTRPALAHSWFRYVGDPADPEQEADLLARSPITMLDRIRSPLLLVRSADEVESDTVVERLRARGVPVEQVSTDGSRGPEDRVRLHRAIERHLAEHLGGRRG from the coding sequence ATGACCGCAGCACCGGACCGGGGGGCCTCGACGCTGGTCGGGGCCGAGGAGTTCTTCGCCGACCCTGCGTTCTCCCGTGCCTCGCTCTCGCCGGACGGTGCGAGGATCGCCTACCTGGCTCCGGAGCGCGGCAAGCTCAACCTGTGGGTGCGCCGGGTCGACGAGGGGCACGAGGACGCGGTGTGCCTCACGCACGACGACCGGCGCGGTGTCGAGCACCACTGGTGGACCGATGACCCGCGCTGGCTGCTGTACCTGCACGCCACCGACGGCGAGGAGGACTGGCACCTGTTCCGGGTCGACCTGGACGCACCGGGTGCACCGGCGGTCGACCTGACCCCGCTGCCGCCGGGGCAGCGCGTGTTCGCCGTCGACCCGACGAGACCGGGGGCCGGCAGCGTGCTGGTCTGGATGAACCAGCGCCCCGCGTCCATCGACGCCGTCCGGGTCGACGTCGCGACCGGCGAGCGGACACCGCACCAGAGCCGGCCCGAGCCGGGCGGCACCGTGCTGCTCGACGGGCGCGGTGAACCCGCCTTCCACGCGGCGCTGACCGAGGACGGCACCTGGGAGTTCTCCGCGATCGACCCCGGCGGCCGGAGGCGCCTGCTGTGGCGCGTCGGCGGGCCGGAACACCCGCTGGGTCCGCCGCTGCAGCGGGTGACGCCCGACGGCACCGGGTTGCTCGTCGGCGACTACCAGGACTCGGACGACCTCCGGCTGGTCCGCATCGACCGGCGTTCCGGTGCGGAGACCACGGTCGCCGCGGTGGCGGGGCGCAGCCTGTGCACCGCCGGGCTGGCGGCTCCGGGCGCGCGGCCGCCCACCGTGTTCACCAGCCGGCGGACCGGTGCGGTCATCGCGGCCCGCTTCACCGGGGACCGCCCCCACATCGAGGTCCTGGACCCGCACTTCGCCGAGGTGCACGCCGCGCTGTCCGCGCTCTCCGACGGCGTGCTGGACGAGGTGTCCTCGGACGAGACCGAGCAGCGCTGGGTCGCTTCCTTCGTCCACGACCGCGAACCCGGTGCGACCTGGTTCTACGACCACAGCACGGGGGAGAGCCGGCTGCTGTTCCGGGCGCACCCGCAGCTGGACCCGGCGCAGTTGGCCCCGATGTCGGCGGTGCGCTTCCCGGCCCGCGACGGACTGCCGCTGCACGCGTTCCTGACCCTGCCGGTCGACGGCGCGACCGGGCCGCTGGTGCTGCTGGTGCACGGCGGCCCGTGGTCCCACGACTCGTGGGGCTACCACCCGACGGTGCAGTTCCTGGCCAACCGCGGGTACGCGGTGCTGCAGGTGAACGTCCGCGGTTCCACCGGCTGCGGCAAGCGGTACACCACCGCCGCGATCGGCGAGTTCGCCGGGAAGGTGCACGACGACCTCCTCGACGCGCTCGACTGGGCGGTGGCGCAGGGCCACGCCGACCCGAGCCGGGTCGCCCTCGTCGGGGACGAGGACCCCTACGCCGGCCACGCGGCGCTGGTCGGCGCCGCGCTCAGCCCGGACCGCTTCGCCGCGGCGGTCGCCCGCGGGGGACTGCTGGACCTGGCGCACTTCCTGCGCACCTCGCCGCCGTTCACCCGGCCCGCGCTGGCCCACAGCTGGTTCCGCTACGTCGGCGACCCCGCGGACCCCGAGCAGGAAGCCGACCTGCTGGCCCGCTCGCCGATCACCATGCTCGACCGGATCCGCTCCCCGCTGCTGCTCGTCCGGTCGGCCGACGAGGTCGAGTCCGACACCGTCGTGGAACGCCTGCGGGCGCGCGGCGTGCCGGTCGAGCAGGTCAGCACCGACGGCAGCCGCGGTCCCGAGGACCGGGTCCGGCTGCACCGGGCGATCGAGCGGCACCTGGCCGAGCACCTCGGCGGACGCCGCGGCTGA
- a CDS encoding bifunctional metallophosphatase/5'-nucleotidase, translating to MGTAVLVTAALSGTPVGAAPATVEVRLIAFNDLHGNLDPPAGSSGEVTLPDGTTVEAGGAAYLATHVAQARSEADHSLVLSVGDNIGASPVNSALFHDEPTIEFLDQLDVSAAVVGNHEFDEGYAELQRIQSGGCHPEDGCQFREPYDGAGFPYLGANVTFEDGRPALLPYTVERVQGVPIGIIGVTLQDLPSLVTPEAVRGLAFGDEVEAIDRTADLLDRAGVKAQVVLVHQGDETEGGGPDECAVTPGPASEIARHASPKVDVIFTGHSHQQYNCVVEDPAGNPRAVLQGASFGRLLTVADLTIDRVSKDVVRSATEAHNRVVTRDVPPDPAVQQLVDEATEEVAPIANRAVGTITADLPRQGAPSGESPLGDVVADAQLAATAAGGAQVAMTNSGGIRAGLVHASSPAGEGDGVVTYGEAYSVQPFGNVTQTLTLTGAQLKAVLEQQWSGEETRMLQVSANLHFTYSASAPVGSKVTEITIDGQPVDPGASYRVTVNNFLAAGGDGFTGFTEGTDVVGGPVDLDAFIDYLGAHPDLAPPPADRITQVP from the coding sequence TTGGGGACAGCGGTGCTGGTGACCGCGGCGCTGTCGGGGACACCGGTGGGCGCGGCGCCCGCCACCGTGGAGGTCCGGTTGATCGCGTTCAACGACCTGCACGGCAACCTGGACCCGCCCGCGGGTTCCTCGGGGGAGGTGACCCTGCCCGACGGCACCACGGTCGAGGCCGGTGGTGCGGCCTACCTGGCCACCCACGTGGCGCAGGCGCGCAGCGAGGCGGACCACTCGCTGGTGCTCTCGGTGGGCGACAACATCGGTGCCTCGCCGGTGAACTCGGCGCTGTTCCACGACGAGCCCACCATCGAGTTCCTCGACCAGCTCGACGTTTCCGCGGCCGTCGTCGGCAACCACGAGTTCGACGAGGGCTACGCCGAGCTGCAGCGCATCCAGTCCGGTGGGTGCCACCCCGAGGACGGCTGCCAGTTCCGCGAACCCTACGACGGTGCGGGCTTCCCGTACCTCGGCGCCAACGTCACCTTCGAGGACGGCCGCCCCGCGCTGCTGCCCTACACCGTCGAGCGCGTCCAGGGCGTGCCGATCGGCATCATCGGGGTGACGCTGCAGGACCTGCCCTCGCTGGTCACCCCGGAAGCCGTGCGGGGACTGGCGTTCGGCGACGAGGTCGAGGCGATCGACCGCACCGCCGACCTGCTCGACCGCGCCGGGGTCAAGGCGCAGGTCGTGCTGGTGCACCAGGGTGACGAAACCGAGGGCGGCGGCCCCGACGAGTGCGCCGTCACGCCCGGCCCGGCCTCGGAGATCGCACGGCACGCCTCGCCGAAGGTGGACGTCATCTTCACCGGGCACAGCCACCAGCAGTACAACTGCGTGGTCGAGGACCCGGCGGGCAACCCGCGCGCCGTGCTGCAGGGCGCGTCCTTCGGCCGGCTGCTGACGGTGGCCGACCTGACCATCGACCGCGTCAGCAAGGACGTGGTCCGCTCAGCGACCGAGGCGCACAACCGCGTCGTCACCCGCGACGTGCCCCCGGACCCCGCCGTGCAGCAGCTGGTCGACGAAGCCACCGAGGAGGTCGCGCCGATCGCCAACCGCGCCGTCGGCACCATCACCGCCGACCTGCCGCGCCAGGGCGCGCCGTCCGGCGAGTCCCCGCTCGGTGACGTGGTCGCCGACGCGCAGCTGGCGGCGACCGCGGCCGGTGGCGCGCAGGTCGCGATGACCAACTCGGGTGGCATCCGCGCGGGCCTGGTGCACGCCTCCTCGCCGGCCGGTGAGGGCGACGGGGTGGTCACCTACGGCGAGGCGTACTCGGTCCAGCCGTTCGGCAACGTGACGCAGACCCTCACGCTGACCGGCGCGCAGCTGAAGGCCGTGCTGGAACAGCAGTGGTCGGGGGAGGAGACGCGGATGCTGCAGGTGTCGGCGAACCTGCACTTCACCTACTCCGCCTCCGCGCCGGTCGGGTCGAAGGTCACCGAGATCACCATCGACGGGCAGCCGGTCGACCCGGGCGCCAGCTACCGGGTGACGGTGAACAACTTCCTGGCCGCCGGAGGCGACGGGTTCACCGGGTTCACCGAGGGCACCGACGTCGTCGGCGGTCCGGTGGACCTGGACGCGTTCATCGACTACCTGGGCGCCCACCCGGACCTCGCGCCGCCGCCGGCCGACCGGATCACCCAGGTCCCGTAG